Part of the Acropora palmata chromosome 10, jaAcrPala1.3, whole genome shotgun sequence genome, CTCTGAGAGCCCAGCCTTGTACCAAGGGCGCTTCTGGGCTCACCTCAGATGTGGTAGGGGCTAAGGTGGGTTGCGCGCTGGTACCTTCCTCCACTTTTTTCACGTACGATAACTTCGCAGCGTCAAGGAGTGTATACTTCTCTGGTATCATTTTGCACTTCTCAACCAGCAAGTGGCGTTCCAGATTCCTGAAACTCTGGTAAGTGCACACGCATCCATCCACGGGGCACGGCAACAATCCACTTGCATCTTCTTCTACCTCCTCAATATCTATCTGCTTAGGAATCGTTGACAGCACACTCTTCCCTTTAGAACACGAAATGAAATCACCTTGAGATAACTCAGCTTTAAAGCCCTGCGGTAACCTGTTGGGAACTAAGGAATATTGAAGTAATTCAGTGTGATTGtagtgattaaaaaaaagctcaAAAGGACACATAAATGCGATTTACTAACCTTCGGTTATATGGAGCCTGGTATTAATTATAAAGACCCACGTATGAAAAAAATCAGAAGCtaatgtttctgtttttcttcagcAGCAACCAACGATTGTTATCTGTATATCATCTGCTCAAAGACTTACATAATGTCTGAAAATTTGTGTTACTAGAGAAATTCTGAAAACTTGCAAGCTTGGTTATtcttcaaacaaaagaaattcgaAAATTATCGCTTTTGAAAATAGTGACAAATAATTAAACAGCATCTAAGATTTCTAAGCTCAAAAAGGTAGTAATAAGACCCTCATAAACCCAAAAGGGCAAAAGGTGCCCTAAAATGACCCAACATAAACAGCATGATTTTGTAACAATGTTACTGATTTTTTCTATTGACTATACCTTGTAATTGAGACCAGGGTATGGTGTTCCCCTGTCCAATGTCGAACGCCTTCCAGACCGTAACACAGTCTTTCTGGTAAAGAAAGTTGTTCAGGAAGCTGATCCCACTCCAGCGACCTGACAACTCCTGCTGCGGCTGCTGAGAAGCATCAGTTACCAAAGCGACACGAACACCTTTCACCCCACCATACGATAATACGGCATCCTTAAAGTCATGCGCTGTCAAAACGTCGTGTCCCTCGTTGATGTAGCGTCGAACATGAGCTTTGATGGTGGCTGCTTTTCTGTCACAAGGGCCTTTGCCGCCTTGTGGATCACTGAAATCCACCCTCTTTACATGGATACCCGTTGCAGCTCCCATCAGACGGCATGCTGACAGCATGGATACACTGTGGTAGCAGCCAGCATTGTCTTGTCTGAGTGCTGCATTTGATATTTCAGGGTGTTCTGCCTTCAGGGTCTTTAGGATCTGGTGAATAATTTGGACAACAGTGCTGGCATCTTGGCTGCATTCTTCTATGATGTGTACAAAGGTCTGCTGTTGGTGGTCTTCAGCAATTCTACGTACGACAACGCTGATATGCCAGGAAAGGCCTCTCTTCCCGAACCAGTCAGCTTGAGTCTCCCTGTACTTCTGGGGTAGGCATTTCATTGCCCAGTCCTGTGTTATTAGCACAGATGTCTCATCCAGTCTTTCCAGGACAGTTATCCGTGCCTTATCTTGCTGCAAGGATCTAATTTGATGTGCTTTCCACGACTCTATTGCTTGCACAGACTGAGTGAATGTATACGAAAGATCATCTCGCTCGTCTTGCGATAGCTGCGCCTCACTTATAGCATCTCTAATCTCCGTCAGAGCAGCCTTTAACAGTTCACACTGAGAACAGCTATCGTCATGATTGTGGTCACAGTCGTTACGAAGATGAACGTCTTTGGGATCGCTTAGTGCATATGCGATGCAGTGGTCAGGTATGGTTCCATAAGATGAGGCAtgcacctacaaaaaaaagcagattcaccattttaatttttagaaagGCCTTTCATAAACGCTTAAGGTTTTGCTGCAATTATGAGATAGAGTTGCACTCCttttatctctgaaaaatagTTAGCTTGATATATATAATTAATTAAGTTAAATGGATGGACCATTTTAGTCCCAAGCATTCCTCAGACACATCATATTTTCCTACTATGCTTCATGTGTTCACTATGATGAACGTACCTTATAATCAGCTTTGATATATTGCTTGGATTCCTTAAGCACCCTCTGCAACTGGCTTATACACGTTCTGTCTTCACTTCGAAGCTTTGGGACCATTGATATCAGGTCGTCGAAAGCCTTTCCGCCATCTGCCGCAATGTAATCAAGCCCTTGGAGAGACTTTCGGACCGTCGCGGCACAGGAAGACAAAATGCACAGCATGGTAGATCTGCTGAATGGTGTGAAATTGTTCTCTTTACA contains:
- the LOC141895034 gene encoding uncharacterized protein LOC141895034; its protein translation is MVPKLRSEDRTCISQLQRVLKESKQYIKADYKVHASSYGTIPDHCIAYALSDPKDVHLRNDCDHNHDDSCSQCELLKAALTEIRDAISEAQLSQDERDDLSYTFTQSVQAIESWKAHQIRSLQQDKARITVLERLDETSVLITQDWAMKCLPQKYRETQADWFGKRGLSWHISVVVRRIAEDHQQQTFVHIIEECSQDASTVVQIIHQILKTLKAEHPEISNAALRQDNAGCYHSVSMLSACRLMGAATGIHVKRVDFSDPQGGKGPCDRKAATIKAHVRRYINEGHDVLTAHDFKDAVLSYGGVKGVRVALVTDASQQPQQELSGRWSGISFLNNFLYQKDCVTVWKAFDIGQGNTIPWSQLQVPNRLPQGFKAELSQGDFISCSKGKSVLSTIPKQIDIEEVEEDASGLLPCPVDGCVCTYQSFRNLERHLLVEKCKMIPEKYTLLDAAKLSYVKKVEEGTSAQPTLAPTTSEVSPEAPLVQGWALRGAKKTVRFNENQRQYLDDKFEIGQESGHKADPEIVSRDMRYATTEKGQRRFTVDKFLSAQQIQGYFSGAAAKLKHATAPQSGRESDESDIQAAQNEESHSLARTAVLDQCHPVHPIVYDNLNICTLYRTKRLAKLTVGQLWLICSHYNMEIETTSSKRKAPYISYLEDLVGACSCTRV